The following is a genomic window from Paenibacillus thiaminolyticus.
AGCGGCGTGAGCAATCTCACGGCCGCGGAAGCGGACCGAGCATTTAACCTTATCGCCTTCACGCAGGAACTTCAAGACGTTGCGCAGCTTCGTCTGGAAATCATGCTCGTCAATGTTCGCGCGGAACCAGACTTCCTTGATATCGACCGTCTTCTGATTCTTGCGCGCTTCTTTCTCTTTCTTCTGCTGCTCATAGCGGAACTTGCCGTAGTCCATAATCCGGCATACGGGCGGCTTCGCCTGCGGAGCCACATTCACTAGGTCCATGTTCGCATCGTAAGCCATCTGCAGCGCTTCGCGGTACGGCTTGATGCCGATCTGCTCGCCTTCCGGGCCGACTAGTCGAACTTCCTTCGCACGAATCTCCTCGTTAACCAAATGATCTTTGCTAATGGTGTGCCACCTCCATAATCGAATTCCCACTTCGCTCTTGCAAACTTCTATTGTATGCAAAAAGGGATGCGGGCTCAAGAGCCCACATCCCTCACATCGACTAATTATCATCATGTGAAACACCGCCAACGCGGCAAATCGTCAGAACCAGCCAACCTACGTCGGACAGGTGAGAAGCGGGCGCTCCTGCTTAATCAAAATCATATGCAATTTGAACACTCAATTACTATATCACTCTTGCGGATTCATTGTCAAGACATTCTTTCCGCTCCAGGATAATCCCGAATCAGGATACCTGCTTGCCCTGCATTTCCTCCAAGCGCACGACCCGCGTATGCTCGGTATGGCTCCATACTTTGTTGTTCTGCGTGAAGAATGCATAGAACGTAATCGGCCACCAGGACAGCAGATAAATTGGGAACGTGATGAGCGACGCGTAGATGCGCCATGACTTGACGCCCTCCAATACGAGCGCCAGCACGAACACGCTGCACGTCAGCACAAACGACACCACCGTCACCCATGACGGCAAATATTCAAAGAACGTAGCTACATTCGGCCCGTTGAAAATCGCCGCGTCCACCCACAAGAAGGCGGTCATAAGAAACGTCAGCAGGACGGTGTATACCGTAATCGTATAGAGCGCCATATCGAACTTCGCCATATTGCGCTCCTTGATGCTCTTCCACAGCAGCGGGAAGAAATAGCGGCGCGCCACCGTAAAGTGGCCCTGCATCCAGCGAAGACGCTGGCGTGCCGACGCCTTGAACGTCAACGGCTTCTCGTCGTATACGCGCGCATTGTAATTGAGCACCGGATTGATGCCGTTCATGACGCAGCGCGCCGTGAATTCCAGATCCTCGACCAGGCTTGTCGCGCCCCAGCCCATATCCTTCAGCAGTTGGCTCTCGAAGCACATACCGGTTCCGCCGAGGAAGTTCGCCAGCTTCAGATTTTTGCGGGACAGCTGCCACAGCCGGTTGCAGTACCAGTAAGTGACCCCGTAAGCGGCCGTAATCCACGAGTCATGCGGGTTCTTGGTATCGATATAGCCCTGGATGACGCGCGCGCCGGAGCACAGATCATTGTTCATTTCACGCAGGAAATCCATGCTGACCAGATTGTCCGCGTCGAGCATGACGATCGCATCGTATTGGCGCGGCATCTCCCACAGATTCTTCAGCATCCATTCAATGGCATAGCCTTTGCCTCGCTGATGAGGATTGTGGCGCTCGCATGCCGTCACGCCATGCTCTCTTACGATGCCCGCCGTGTTGTCGGTACAGTTATCGCAAATGACAAAGATGTCATACATTTCCTTCGGATAGTCAAGCTGCTTCAAGTTCTCGACAAGCGCTCCAATTACCGCTTCCTCGTTATGTGCGGCCACAATGACGGCGAACGATTTCTGCGGGTCGTAGGCTTGTCGTTTCTTTTCACGGTAAATGCCGAACAGCGACAAGGTGAATTGATACACCCCGAGCGCGGCCAACAACACCTGCAAGCCGATAAATAACTTATCCACCATGTTGGTGTCCCCCTTTTAACCCCTGATGATATTTCACTTTTTCTGTAAGCACGCCTTTTCTTTGTTTTTCATGGCATGCCTCGGTCATGTTTACCCCGGCAGAAAACGGTCGATCCCGATTTTCTAACGTTTGCATCCGTTTGTCAAAAGCCTAATATTGGCTTTCATTCGTTATTTGCTTCATTTTCATGCAAAAATGATCATGAAGTGGCAGGCGTTCGGGCTCTGACGGGGTATTTTCTTTATTTTCGTCCAAATGCTAAGAAATTATGGCTTTGGACCCCCATTTCGTCAAAAAAAGATAACGAACCCGACTATAGAGGCATTCCGCCTTCCCTTGGACCGCATGGGCATACGCCTACATCATATAATAACGTAACCGCTCGCGCAAAGGTTGCTGTCCAAAATCAACCTCCCAAGGCTGACTTGCAGCTATCACCATGTTACCCCTAGCGTTCGAAAGTGAAACATCCGTCAGGCGCTGCCGCCGCAATCAGGAGAAACGTCCTACGGACAGAAGAGACCGAACGGGAGGATGGAACAGCTTTCGTCAAGCTTCGCCGTTGGTCTGTACGCTCTTCCCAAATTAGATTGAAATCATGAGCAAATATAAATATGATTAAGTATGTTTGCCGCTCCCAGGAAGGGGTACATCAAAAATTCACAAATTCCTTATCTTCTGTTAATGTAAAGTTGTTACGATTGCATCAAAATCTATCGCATAACGGAGGGGTGACATGTTGACCCGTGTTATCGCGTGGCTTGGATACCGTGAACGGCAGTTGTTTCTGTGGATTAATCAGCGTCTTCATCATCACTGGATGAACTTGGTGCTCTATACAATGACTCATCTCGGGGGAGCGACATTCACGATCGCATTCTCGCTTATCCTTGGCCTGTTCGCGCCTGACCCTTGGAGCCGGATTGGCTGGCAG
Proteins encoded in this region:
- the infC gene encoding translation initiation factor IF-3, yielding MVNEEIRAKEVRLVGPEGEQIGIKPYREALQMAYDANMDLVNVAPQAKPPVCRIMDYGKFRYEQQKKEKEARKNQKTVDIKEVWFRANIDEHDFQTKLRNVLKFLREGDKVKCSVRFRGREIAHAAIGKKVLDRVLVEANELCIVERVPKLEGRSMIMILAPKST
- a CDS encoding glycosyltransferase family 2 protein; translation: MVDKLFIGLQVLLAALGVYQFTLSLFGIYREKKRQAYDPQKSFAVIVAAHNEEAVIGALVENLKQLDYPKEMYDIFVICDNCTDNTAGIVREHGVTACERHNPHQRGKGYAIEWMLKNLWEMPRQYDAIVMLDADNLVSMDFLREMNNDLCSGARVIQGYIDTKNPHDSWITAAYGVTYWYCNRLWQLSRKNLKLANFLGGTGMCFESQLLKDMGWGATSLVEDLEFTARCVMNGINPVLNYNARVYDEKPLTFKASARQRLRWMQGHFTVARRYFFPLLWKSIKERNMAKFDMALYTITVYTVLLTFLMTAFLWVDAAIFNGPNVATFFEYLPSWVTVVSFVLTCSVFVLALVLEGVKSWRIYASLITFPIYLLSWWPITFYAFFTQNNKVWSHTEHTRVVRLEEMQGKQVS